The Magnolia sinica isolate HGM2019 chromosome 3, MsV1, whole genome shotgun sequence genome includes the window GTGCCACACTGTCACATGCGGTAGGTAGCGTGGGCGTTACTTGACTTGTCAAAAGCACGACTTTCCTGCTGTTTTCGTCGTTTGCTGAATAGTGATTGGTCCATCTTAATCACCATGCAATTACACAATCACACGCtacaattagattgcaacaacgCCAAATTTGCTGCTTGACGCAAACGGAGGACCCATATTGGACTTTGTAAATGCCTGTGaacgttaaaaaaaataaaataaaataaaataaataactcaAGCAGACAACCAAGTCGTGATGCTTCATTTTCAAGGTCTCCCCCGCTCTAGAAAAAAAATTGGACTTGGTCGCACCGCCAGGCAATTTCCGTGAAGCCATAACAACAAAATCTAACCTCATCTAGTCTAAAAATTACGATCATATCTTTGAATCTCCTTAGTCGTTGGAGGGGCATTCTCGTAATCTTGCCAAAGTGGAAATTTTGCAATGGGTGAGGAGGCCGGAAATCTTTTTAAGATCTGGAGCTTCTTGAATGATCAATGAACCATTGCATTTTGGCCTATTTAAGATCGTCGGTTGTGTTTTGGCAAAAGTAAAACGGAAACGAAGAAAAAGCAGAAAAAGAGGACATATGCCTCAGCCTCTTTCTCCCCTCCATCACCTCCTACTACTTGCATTAATGGGAGGGTATTGGGCCATACCAACAGGCGCAGAGACTCTCCGAATCGGCGTTCCGGCAACTTCTGCATATCCCAAGTTCGTGAAGGTGAAATGTAACTGGACTTCGGACGAGAGATGTTTTAGTGGCCACTCCATTAAAGTCTTCCGGTTGGTTTGGGAGAATCTGCACAACAACTTGTCTTACAAGTTCATTCCATATTACGGCGACTATGATTCTTTAATTCAGCAAGTTTACCTCAAGGTGAGTTCATTTCACTAATCCTTACTTAAAAGTTCCCTTGTGGTGTGGACTCAAAATTAGTAGTAACTCTATTCTCGGCACATTTCTTTTCCAATAGATGTGAGATTCAGCTTTTCTCATCCATGTTTTGGTTTCCATCAATCCAAACATGCCTAAGGTCCCTTGTGGTGTATCCCTTGTTTATTTTAAATAGAAGGATTTCTAACTGAAAACAATATAGTTGGGTGCTTTCTTTCGTCCGTTAGAtatttgataaaataaaataatggttggTTGTtgtaaataaaaagtaaaaacggTATTGACGTGAATGGACACGCAGGTTATTTCATTTGGAATCTAATTTTCTGCAACATTTATTATAGGAAGCCTAGCAGTGATGACTTCCACTCTATTCATCAATTGTGCTGGCTCATGTTACGCTGTGAGCAATTAAGGTATCCAAAACTGTGGAGTCATCCTGCCTTTATCGGgctggtgtttatatagcccaagctcaagaccaaacccgatacatcctgccctagcccaacccaatgtcgggtcggtcaggttgaacccacctgactttcagccctactcacACCGGCCTCACATGGCCTGGGGCCTGCCTCACGTGACCCACGGGCTTCACATGGgtacccaccccaagtgtgccttTGCATTCCACAGGCCACCCACATTTACACCCGGTGTAAAATGCCCCTGTATTACATCTGTTGTGCAAGCAGCCACGAACTGCTCATTGGAGTCGCCTATCTGGTagatggtaaaatgaatggacaattatCCAAAACCGAAACGTAGTGGTTGATACTGACCATTCAATTGGTCAGTGCCGGAAAACAAAAAATTTTTAAAGGTCCGGATTTAATGTGAGAAATTGGTTGTCATGACGATACTTTAAGTGTGTTTTTCTGAGCAAGGCAAATCCTGTATAATGCTAAGCttattgacggtttggatcatctaccCATGTCCGCATCTCGACCTCATATAAATAAACCTAGGACGCATGCTTGATGGCCCACAGTCAGGCGTTCCCACCATGCAGTAGAACGTATTCTTCCAATGCATGCATACACTGAAGATCTTCGTCATCGTTTGTAAGTCGAACGCTGTTGCTTTCGAAGAATTCCGTTCGACACGTTGGTTTTCAGCATCACCTTGTCTTTTCAGGCCTCCTTGCGTGTTGTATGCGGTTTTGTCACACCACGTACCATTACTCGGCAAAGTCGTGTAAGctgagaaagttgactttttatATGAGCAGTAATGATTTAGTCggtatgtaaaaataaaaataaatcactaATGATTTAAATAAACGTTAGCTTTAAGATTTACGTAGAAAAGACAATTATTTTAACTTTGATTGATAGAAAGTTAACAAAAGAGAGTTGTTATCAGTGTAAAAAGACAAAATTGATCCATTTGGAACATAGTTTCCACTATTTTACAAGTATTGATTGCATCTGGCGTATGTGCTCAAGCATTTCAAACTGTCTCCACCCAAATTACCTCCGGATGGTTGGCAGATTACTGACGGAAATTTTAAATCAAAGTGTGAATTTAAATTTTATAATTATCTAATTGTTACAAATCAGAGTCTATAAATTATAGGGAAGGAATATCCGTGTAGATCCAATCATCTGATTCAAATCAAATATAGTTTCTATTAAGGACGTGGCCCTAAAACCTAGATTCATCTAAAGCTTAGGGGAACCAAAACCATATGAAAGATTTGAGTTAAATGCAAAACACTTGAATGGACACTGAGAGTGATTTCATTCGGAATCTGATTTTCTTATTATAGGAAGCCTATCAGTGATGACTTCCACTCTATTCATCAATTGTGCAAGCGCATGTTATGCTGTGAGCAATTAAGGTATCCAAAACTGTGGATAAAGCTGCTGATAAAAATAGAGATGAAACGACTACCATTGAGacctctatgggacccaccttgatttttttttaatgtaattgaaGCCCTTTATAAGGCGGGTTGCAATAGGATAAAGACAAAAACaaaatatcagcctcatccaaatcttgagtgggccctagaaggtttcaatggtaggggtTCCAACCTGATTCCTATGTGGTATGGccgcccacttgggttttggatctacctaaattTTTGGCTTACATAGTATAACATGAGCAGGCACAACTGACGAGCATAGATATATACTGTATGTTACACGGGCACTTTGGGCTTTCAGTTAAATTAGTTTTCTGTTtcccatatttgtattttcataaGGTTTCTCTTTGTTTCTCTTGTGTTAAAGAAATTCGATGCAGTTATTGGCGATACATCCATAGTGGCCAAGCGATGTCAGTACGTAGAATTCTCCAGACCTTACACGGAACTGGGAGCAAGAATGGTGGTGCTTGAGaagcaagaagaaggaaaagcTTGGATATTCGTAAAGCCTTTTACGACAAAATTGTGGGCCTTAACTGGGGCCATTTTCTTTTACAATGGCCTAATCGTGTGGTTAATAGAGAGTGCTGATGATGAAGAAGAGATTTCCTTCTGCGATCGATTTGGCAATTTGATATGGCTTTCCTTCACCACCCTCTTCCCTATTCACGGTAATTAAGTAGGGATCCAAAGATTGATATGGTCATCAGGGCGAACGGTCTCAGGCCCAGGCCAGTACAATAGCCATTCACCGTGCCAGATACTGTTCAAATGAGTCTGAGCCAGAAGAATGCATGTTGGGCATGGACCCCACCCAATCGAATATAAGATCAGGCCCGGGCTCAATCCATCTTTGGGCCTGTACCCAAAGCATTTCTCAGTGGAAGCTTGGTTGACCAAGACTGGTTGCAACCGTAATAGTGATATGTCAAAAGGGCATCAGATGCACTGTTAGGTGCAACCTACAATGGGATCACTGAAACCAAACGAATCTACCCATATCATTCTGGTGGACCACAAATTATAGGTGGCCCATCAAGGAATATCTATTACTGGTGAAGCTTAAGTGGACGTGTCTGCATTGAGTATGTAGGATGTGGACGGATCAAGGAGCTCTTTGCTGAGCAATAAGAGAATCCGCTTGTACTGGCTCATAAATGGAAATGGCAAACTTGGAGTCGCTCATCTGGTTAGCTCGCTGTGTGGATGCCATGCATAAGAGAAATGGGCTGATCTAGACTTCTGGTGGACCACGTGTAAAATCTAGACGGTTGATCAGATtttcttaaccattcatttgttttgtacatgGCATCTACAAAAGAAGAGGACGTACAGTTGCCTGCAGAATAGTTCTAAACCTTGTTGAATCAGCTAGAACTTGGGTAAGTAAACTGGATCCCAGTCGAGTAAACTCAAACTCAGCGATTCAACACGACTCAGTTGCGTTTCCATGCtattttaggtgggtcccacagggtaATCCAGATCCCAAATTGATCTTGTTCTCTTCTTCCAGGGGAGAAGCTGCGTAGCAATTTATCTAAAATGGCAATGGTGGTGTGGCTGTTCGTGGCATTGGTCTTGACTCAGAGCTACACGGCTAGCCTCACCTCAATGCTCACTGTCCGGCGACTCAGACCGAGTGTGGTGGATGTTGAGTCCTTGTTAAAGGGCAAAGCAAGGGTGGGGTGCGACGTTGGGTCGTTCATGTCTAAGTACTTGGAAGAGGTGGTGGGCTTTAGCGCGGGATGCGTGGACACGTATAACTCGGATCAGTACGCACAAGCACTTTCAAGTGGGGCCATCAAAGCTGCATTCCTTGAAATCCCATCCATTCAACTCTTCCTTGATGAGAACCCCAAGGGTTTTGCTCTCACTGGGCCCACCTACGAAATTGGAGGATACGCCTTTGTAAGTGTACTGCTCCCTCGTTAGTCACTCGCGCCACACGTGTcaaatctgggccattcatcagtagGGAGCACTATGATCGTGCACCGCCATACAGAAATAAGGCCTGTCCATTAATCAAGTGCCCAACACGTGTATGTTGGATACTGTGCACCGGGTGTAACCCGCTCAATAAGTGGACCAGTCTGATTTATGGGCCAGGGCATGCTTAATagttgatgaatggcctggatctcgtGTACATGTGCCCCGATTGCAAATGTGCTGATGCACACGTGTCCCTTCCTCTATTTCAATGGACCAAGGTAGCGCGCGCAACGAAAGATCTCTGTGgttcccaccgtgatgtgtgtgtacatctactccatccatcatttgtgcCAGTCTGTCTTAGGACGtgaaacccaaaaatcagaccgatccattactcaagtgggccacacagcaggaaacagtCGGATGGGATGGACACCATTGAAAACGAACCGAGGCCATCGAAGTTGTTGGATCAGTCTCGTATTTGGGTTTTAATCCCCTTATTAACGGGTTGAAGTTCATTAATTGGGCTTTTAATTGAGGCCCATTATCAGTTACAGATGGTTGCGCCCAAAAGCCCAGATAGTAAGATGAAGGAAAGAAAACTTACACAGTGCCATTGCCATGAATActttcttcaggtattcccaaagGGTTCACATCTCGTCGAAGAGGTCTCCGATGAGATTCTAAGACTGAGGGAAAATGGGACATTGCGGAAACTAGAGGAGAATCTACTTTCTTCTCACAAGCGTTTAAGCATGGATCCTGAAGATGATGACGAAAATGGCAGACTGAGCCCAGATGGCTTTTGGGGCCTCTTCGTAGTAACAGGCGGTATGTCGACGTtggctcttcttctatttcttatAAACCGACTCCGTAAGAATTGGCAATGCAAGTGTTACCCTCAGATCCAATCGGTGGGACAGAGAGTTGGGAAGATTTTGGGGCCCAGGAAGATCCACAACAATGATGATCATGGCCCACACAGCGAGGTGATTGAGTTGCCCCATTTCACAAGGTGCAACACTGTCTAGAGGCCTTCAACCAGGTCTCTTATAAGTGAGTAAAGGTAGCACGTGTGGTGTACATCTGTTTGGCGTTTGCAGATGTGCTTCTGCATTTTGCTGTGTTCCTCCTTGTGGATATAGGATACCTATTTATTTAGTTGTAAAGATGTGGTGGGTTCCCATTTATTTGGGTGCTACTCCTTGGCATTTTTTTCACAGGTAGAGAGGCGCCCAGCCGTTGGATTCTCTCCATTTAATTTAAATTCTTTTCTGTGACTGTAAGCTTGTTGGCGTCCATGTCTTTTCGGTTCTGTGCTTTCTAGCATACGGCTCTCTCTGGGACACGGTTTGGCTACTGACGCTagcctgtgggccccatcatgatgtatgtgtttcttccaGGCTAaatgcaacttttttttttaacacacacacacccactcacgctgtagtgggatttcaccacttatggatacttgaacccttgaccggatgttgaaactcccgatagtctaccaccggagcaagataAGGATCCGACTTAATGCAACCTACCTACATGATGAAATATATGGTCCTCGTGCATCTTAATGATGCCCTTTTGTGTCTGTTTTGTATTATGAATCTCGTGTTTTggtgatcaagaccgttgatatAGTGTCGTACAGATGGAGAAGTGCTCGAAAGTTTTCCACATTGAGCCTTTCTGTTCACCACCGTACATCAAATTTTCAAGATCATtccagggcatgagcccaaaaatcaggtacaTCCAAAGTGCAATTGGATCACACCACTTGAATCAATGGAGACTGAACAAACTattattgaaacttttctaaaccAAACCATGagatttatttaccatctaacctattcataatattacACGAACCTAGattaatggaaaatacaaatatcaacttgataagcTTTTTGgtgcctcaagaagttttcaacagtaggcgtccAATTTCTAGTATTTTctgtactatggtccacttgaattatgaatctgccttgtttttgagctaatatactaaaatgatatgaaaatttaGATGCATATATAACTTAAGAAATAGGTCACGTGGGGCCACATAAATTCCACGCGTCAAGAAATTCCATTGCTTGTGGCGAGGGGCAGCATATTCGGTCAGGGAAagacaaaagaaaacccagagcGTTGAAATGTGGAATCTCCTTGGCCCCGTAATGATTTATatgtctaatccacaccatctgttCATTTTTCCGTATCCGAGTCTCAAGTGGGGCAGAAACAGTGGGAACCACTTTCAAGAGAGCATATTAGGTGCAGCCCTGGCAGTGGGATCCACCtggatgtatttattgtatatccacaccgtcctttcattttttagctcattttaaagcatgaaccaaaaaatggagcagatccaaatctcaggtggaccacaccacagtaaaaagtGTTGATTAGTCGTTACAAACTTCTTATGGGCCGCGAAAGTTTgagaacaagctgatattttgctttttcccctttatctaggtctgtgtgaccttctcaagaggttggatggtaaataaatattatggcaGGGCCTTTGGTAGTTTTTAATAATGTGCATTTAATCATTAGTTTTTCCTATACtttagtccacctgagatttgaataggCTTCATTTTAAGCTTACGCTATAATATgatctgccaaaatggatggacagagtggatatacaatacacacatcaaggtgggccatatggtTTAGGTGAGGCTGACACTCCAAAGTGGACGTTTCTCTCCCTGTGATACACCTTGAGGTtgagcatggtccaaaaataaagcaaatctatatctcaagtagactacagtgtggtcattgaatgcccatcgttaaaaactttatAAGGCTCACAGCAATGTTTATtggacatccaaactgttgataaggtcacacatgggTGACAAAAGTAAAACATAACTATAATCTTATCCAGAACTTCTACCGTcgccgagaagtttttaacagtgaacattcaatccctactgtatgatccacttgagatttggatatgactgGTTGTGAGACATGCCCTAgaatgaactggaaaaactaatggatggcatgGTTATACAGCACATACTTCAAAATGGCCCTACGGTGAGGGAAACGCTTATTTAGATgaaatggaaaaacagatggaagaagtggatatacaacaaatacatcaatgtggccctaCACGGTTGGGTGAAACATACTTTCCAGCGCCACATGAACTAATAAAATCTGGCTGTGTCAGGCCGGGACCTGGGCCCATCCACTTTCCCTAATCACAACCCCACCTGGCCAGATTTCCATCCCGATATACTCGATCCAACTCACTAAGAACCAAATATTCGTGTTTATTCCTAATCCCACCGGCATTTACTCAACTCAAACCCTGAATTCAATTGGATTGATCGAGCTGACATTCAAGGTATGCACCAAGCGCTGTCGGGCACACCTGAAACAAGGTTTTAAAACTCCAGATCTTGAATCAACTGAAAGGTCTGGCGAGTCTGTTGAGTCAAATGACTCGCTTTTGTCCCAGTTTTTTTGAAATATAATGGTGTTGTACTCTATTTCTAGTAATTTTGGGAAAGCTTATAAAAAGGTGACATGTGGCATTGTATGAGTAACAagaagttaataaaaaatatcTTCAGATATTTAAAGTAATTTTTGTTTGCTTACAGTTGGCATAAGTTAAGTTTTACTTGTCAGTGGATAGTCGAGGGAGTGTTGTGATCAATATACAAGAAGCGCACTTGATCTGTTTGAGGTATAAAAGGCAACTGATACCAGCTTTTGTTGACAAAAGTGAAATAAGCAGCCAAGAAACATTCGGAAGTGAAACCATCTAAAGAGAAACATGCTAAAAAAGTGATCTAGAAaagaaatcaatttaaaaagaCTTTTGTATTGCTATAACCATTACAATAATAGAAGAAGGATCTGGAAAAAATACAACggaaatctataaatagtagaggaattCGACAGCGAAAAATGAATCCAAACAAAATTTCAATCAATTCAAACAAACTTAtcttatcaatttactttatctcagcttatcctcAGAATAACAATATTCATATGTTATATTTGTCCTTTATCCAatataaatagttttttttttcaagagatgcattcttgcaattgctctTAGTAATCGATTGtcaatttttccttttatttgatttgCACTAATATTTAAAAAGTTCTTTTTTGTGAAAGGCACGAAGcaaaggaagaaccccaccctccaatTATCACTCGATTATTATCAAATTTTATAAGTGGCTGACTGAGTGACAGATATGTTGGGAATTTGTActacggaatcacacaaatctagatcttggatagcaatacaatggcaccaagcaaacacaagagaacacgtagatttaacgtggaaaaccctttcggaaaaaaatcacggcacaaagcgacaaaattccactatgaaagcatcaattacaaagagagaggacttacccgattcgaacaacatcaaatctcacccttgctacaccatttAGAACTCTAAAATCTTTTTAGGAACCTTCggaactcctttagaaagtcttagaatacctcccaatcctgcatacacccctttatataagtttagaaagaagtagaatcggaataggaaacaaaattcgTAAAATCTACGTTTCTACAGAAAATCTGCATaaactcttcgatgtcatcgaaggtccatcgatgtcatcgaaaacggaccaaaactgtccagcgaccaggggtgaaaagttccgacaattatcgatggcatcgagcaactttcgatgtcatcgacgactgactttgatgtcatcgaacctagtcgatgtcatcgacagaccaacagacagatttaagacatctgtccataacaatatccaccatgtcttcaatcttcatccaTGTAGCTTcttaacctcttctcttatctctacatcacatcatagcttctcgtggatactccgtccttcttttatgtcatcgtcaagcttagagaagttgcacaaaacttgaacttctctttaggaacgatctaggtgagcatgtctgtcgAATCAAAATCCACGTACGCAACCATCTttgttcctgtcttctcaaaaggaaagacgtagtcttcttaccatctcaccgctacctaaTATTGtttgccggggtacttgctcacaacactgatagcctgtagAATAAccagtctaatccagaccatggcatacactgtcaaccgcattcgaataaggctcatgagatatcctacttttcttcatctgttttgagacatgtcctgaggaaaacttgaggagagacgcgtagggaaggCTCTCTGGCTTTacctggcccatcacatccttaatcaatacctacacacaaggtattcctcctgtgattactAAAGCCTgttcctctttcagtctcaatgccaagaaccatctttgcagtcCCCCGATCCTTTATCCTAAATGTCTCACTTAAccaagtcttcagtacattgatttcagacatgtcataattggcgatttatatgtcatcaattcctgactcaccatgaaggaatcaaaccattgcctaggcgataggtcgaaccacgacctcctgcaaagtcttttctcaacccctttaacttcgaaccgctccggttgcttcatatagatctgctcttcactttcccttgcagaagtgcaaactccacatctatccttccagctcaagatcatattggccaaccagcgccaatcacggatcttaCAGACACCTGTTATACCGTCAGCACGAATATCTCTAAGAAGCCGATctcttctctctaagcataaccatTCGCTACCAATATTGCTATGTATCTATGTTATATCCTCCTAAAGATTCACCTGCATCCAACTGCTTTCCGACCCACTAAAAGCTCCACCAGTTCCCATATGTtggtctggtacaacgaatccatcacattgACCATAGTCACATTCCATTTcttagcaccaggctcacctagagccattagaatagaagatgaatcccctgcgatattggagtcgtccttGTACCACGCtgatatcctgcgatcatgccgtgtgattcttctcacaggtggctgctttACCGGCTCTGTATTTTTGTCCGCGCGTCTCAGCTTTCCTGCCTTGCCTGCTCaggtggccatgcccaacatgccacacacatgcagaggtggaatccgctgcatctactgcagctccacctgttgaagtgctcttGATCAACCTGTAtaagttaccgagtcgttgcgctttcatgtttacccgtgcccccttaaataccttaagagcactataAATACCcatgtacttgcatccttttgcctcaagtataccaaaagaaatcagattctgcttcaaattAGGAAAGtgcttgacatcagtcaaggtacgctcctccccatcaaacatcctaatgcgcaccgtaccaatagccacaacattacaggcaaagccattgcccataaacacctatccaccatcgcactccctttagctggcgaaccaactccaatgaggagtcatgtgaaaagatgcccctatcTCTAACattcactcgtccttacgatcatcgtatggccgcTTGATAGTAGACACatacaaaacattaccatcacatccactcgatctatctgacgtggcagcattggccttcCTGTACAAAGCCTcggaatcttctctcttcgatttaggattttcataaTCCTTCTTCACaagtccttccttcccacaattccaacgctttacctttcctttgtccttgcccttggatttcGATCTATAATCTAAAGAACCTGTACCTTGCTCAGAATTTCTGTCCCTCGTAAACATTTCCTCAGAAGATGTTCTCATATCgccatttagctttctcatagcctttccttgaagggctaagataacggtgtcgacacttagggttttattcgtgttacacatagtgtccttgaatgactcatacgatgccggaagaaaattcagcaacataTATGATTGTTCTTtgtctttcatcacttcctccatatccagcaacttgcaaaccaatttattaaagttgctgacatgagcctccagatctccaccctctgtcatcttgaagttataccgctgccacttcaagtgtaggcgattttcagagagttttttcacatagacatcctctaacttcgctcataacttagtcgcagttttctccctcatgacgttgtagagaacctcatccatgagacataaacgaatcgatgataaagcctttttatcaagagtattccaatcatcatcagtcatagtaaactttcgctcctcaagagcaccatcttcgccttgcttgattaaggaactcatcatcttgatcttccataactcaaaattattttttcctgagtacttctcaatcttaGACCTAGTGctcgccattattactaatcctataGATTCATATCTGTACCTCAACGATTGCTTTggtaccacttgttggggatttgtgctgcagaatccCACAGATCTAGATCCTGAATAGCAatacaatggcaccaagcaaacacaagagaacacgtagatttaacgtggaaaaccctttcaggaaaaaatcacggcacaaagcgacagaattccactatgaaagcattaattacaaagagagaggacttacccgattcgaacaaccttgaatctcacccttgctacaccctttaaaaaccctaaaatcatTTCAGAAACCCTTAGAACTCCTTTAGAAAAccttagaatacctctcaatcccgcatacacccctttatataagtttcGAAAGAAACGGAATCGGAATAGTAAACAAAAATTGCAAAATCTGCGTTTCCACAGAAAATCTACGTaaactcttcgatgtcatcgaaaacagACCAAAATTGTCTAACGACTACGGGTGAAAATTTTCGACAATTATCGATGGCATTGAGCAACCTTTATTGTCATCGACgactggcttcaatgtcatcgacaaaccaacagacagatttaagacatttgtccATAACAGGATATTCCCATAATCTTATTATATACATTTAAATTAAACGTACACTTGGGTCAAAGTTGATTGATTTGAATCGAGCCGTTGTATCGATTATGGCACACCAGCGTAACTAAAAAAGATGGTTAGAGATAATAAGTCAACCGGGATCGTTCGATGGAGGTGACTTTTGGGCAATGGCCCAACTTTGAGGTAAGCAAAATCCATTTTGTAAGTGTTACTAGTGTTACCAAATTCTCCTTTCAATCCAACGCCATAGGTGTTTCCAAAGGGGTCGCCATTGGTGTGTCCAATGTCTCGAAGGCAATCCTACAAGTAGCATTGAGCGGAGAGATGCAGGAGCTAGAGAAAGGACTGCTCTCCTCTTCCAAGTGCTTCGATCTCACCCTCCGTCGCAGACAATACACACAGTTTCGGTGTGAGTGCCTTGTGGGCCCTCATCCTCATTGTAACTAGTGTTTGTGTTGGTGCACTCCTTGTATTCAACCTTGGCCGCCGTCTCCCAAAGTATATGCAGCTTTGGAGCTCCATGATGTCGTGGATCCAACGTTATGGAGGT containing:
- the LOC131241086 gene encoding glutamate receptor 2.5-like, translated to MINEPLHFGLFKIVGCVLAKVKRKRRKSRKRGHMPQPLSPLHHLLLLALMGGYWAIPTGAETLRIGVPATSAYPKFVKVKCNWTSDERCFSGHSIKVFRLVWENLHNNLSYKFIPYYGDYDSLIQQVYLKKFDAVIGDTSIVAKRCQYVEFSRPYTELGARMVVLEKQEEGKAWIFVKPFTTKLWALTGAIFFYNGLIVWLIESADDEEEISFCDRFGNLIWLSFTTLFPIHGEKLRSNLSKMAMVVWLFVALVLTQSYTASLTSMLTVRRLRPSVVDVESLLKGKARVGCDVGSFMSKYLEEVVGFSAGCVDTYNSDQYAQALSSGAIKAAFLEIPSIQLFLDENPKGFALTGPTYEIGGYAFVFPKGSHLVEEVSDEILRLRENGTLRKLEENLLSSHKRLSMDPEDDDENGRLSPDGFWGLFVVTGGMSTLALLLFLINRLRKNWQCKCYPQIQSVGQRVGKILGPRKIHNNDDHGPHSEVIELPHFTRCNTV